Proteins encoded in a region of the Novibacillus thermophilus genome:
- a CDS encoding sigma factor G inhibitor Gin: MEQDTIRDASECIICEQKSVKGITVCDQFICESCEQEMIKTDVKEPKYPLFVKRLRRIWLKDA; this comes from the coding sequence ATGGAACAGGACACCATTCGCGACGCGAGTGAGTGTATCATTTGTGAACAGAAAAGTGTCAAAGGGATTACTGTCTGTGATCAGTTTATATGCGAATCGTGCGAGCAAGAGATGATAAAAACGGATGTAAAGGAACCGAAGTACCCGCTGTTTGTCAAACGGTTGCGGCGCATATGGTTGAAAGACGCCTAA